In Mytilus trossulus isolate FHL-02 chromosome 6, PNRI_Mtr1.1.1.hap1, whole genome shotgun sequence, a single window of DNA contains:
- the LOC134723696 gene encoding L-methionine gamma-lyase-like, whose amino-acid sequence MSRKWLPPLTTLEQGLDGLNIEDVSIDTMATSSRYVFDSGPTTEPLVPPIYHSSTYKLKSVDDYLKILDKGGYIYSRLNNFTCDSVQAAINVIEGGKGTLVFNTGMSAISTALFCFLKSGDHIVICNPVYSGIYDMAVNMFPKFNIEVSFVQAGCSVEEYEKQIKPNTKMLYGETPCNPNMAILDLEEFGKLGKSKNILTMVDSTFAGPYLQPVIKYGIDISMHSCTKYLGGHSDLIAGSLTFNSVELWQTAIRYQTTLGASLSPHDASLLLRGIKTLPLRMERHSSNAMKVAKYLEKHPKINYVLYPGLESHPHHQIAKKQMKSFSGMMSVEVKGGLGGGRILAENLRIVQLAVSLGGVESLIQHPATMTHGPMLMSDEDRLSGGITNGMVRISIGIEDPDDLIADFKQALDKIPESLCAET is encoded by the exons ATGAG TCGAAAATGGCTACCACCGTTAACTACATTAGAACAAGGTTTGGATGGGCTAAACATAGAGGATGTTTCTATTGATACGATGGCAACATCGTCTCGATACGTATTTGACAGTGGGCCTACTACAGAACCATTGGTCCCGCCGATCTACCATTCCTCGACATACAAGCTCAAGTCAGTGGATGATTACCTGAAAATATTGGACAAG GGCGGCTACATATATTCCAGGCTGAACAATTTTACATGCGATTCTGTTCAAGCAGCTATCAACGTGATAGAAGGAGGAAAGGGTACTCTTGTGTTTAATACAGGGATGTCAGCAATCAGCACAGCTTTGTTCTGCTTTCTGAAATCTGGGGACCACATT GTAATTTGTAATCCAGTATACAGTGGAATATACGACATGGCAGTAAATATGTTTCCGAAATTCAACATAGAAGTTTCCTTTGTCCAAGCAGGATGTTCTGTAGAAGAATACGAGAAACAAATCAAGCCAAATACAAAG ATGCTGTATGGTGAAACTCCATGTAATCCAAATATGGCTATCCTAGACCTTGAAGAATTTGGAAAATTGGggaaatctaaaaatatattgacaatggTGGATAGCACATTTGCTGGTCCCTATCTTCAGCCTGTTATTAAATATGGAATTGATATATCTATGCACAGTTG CACGAAATATTTAGGTGGACACAGTGATTTAATAGCTGGTAGTTTGACATTCAATAGTGTGGAACTTTGGCAGACAGCGATCAGATACCAAACAACGTTAGGAGCCAGTCTT TCTCCACATGATGCCAGTTTATTGTTGAGGGGAATCAAGACCTTACCTTTGAGAATGGAACGTCATAGTTCAAATGCAATGAAGGTAGCGAAGTACCTTGAGAAACACCCTAAG ATAAATTATGTATTGTATCCTGGACTAGAATCACATCCTCATCATCAGATTGCTAAGAAACAGATGAAATCCTTTAGTGGTATGATGTCTGTAGAGGTCAAAGGCGGACTTGGAGGAGGAAGAATATTAGCTGAG AATCTAAGAATTGTACAGCTTGCAGTGTCTTTAGGTGGTGTAGAAAGTCTAATACAACACCCGGCTACCATGACTCATGGACCAATGTTAATGTCGGATGAAGACAGACTAAGTGGAGGAATAACAAATGGAATGGTTAGAATAAG CATTGGTATCGAGGATCCAGATGACCTGATTGCTGATTTCAAACAAGCACTGGATAAAATCCCTGAAAGTCTTTGTGCTGAAACTTGA